The following nucleotide sequence is from Tardiphaga alba.
CGGGGCCGAAGCCGGTTGCCTGATCGGCGCGGACGGCGCGTGGTCGGTGATACGGGGCAAGCTGTTCCCGCATTTGCAGCCGCAATTTTCGGGCCTGATCGCCTGGCGCGGCACCTGCGATGCCGCAAGCCTGCCGAAAGAGATCCGGCCGTCCGGCGTTCAATTGTGGATGGGCCCTCGCGCGCATCTGGTCGTCTATCCGATGTCGGCGGGTGAACGGATCAATATGGTGGCGATCGTCCCCGGCGCGCCGCTCGCCCCCGGCTGGCACACCCCTGGCGCCAGCGACGACATCAATGGACATTTCAGCCAGGCGCGCTGGCCGGCCAACGCACGCGCCATGATCGCGGCGATCGACAATTGGGGATGTTGGCCGCTCTATACGATGCCGGACGGCGGCGCCTGGCATGCGGGCCATGTTGCCCTGCTCGGTGATGCCGCGCATGCGATGGTGCCCTTTGCAGCCCAGGGCGCCGGCATGGCCATCGAGGACGCAGCCGTTCTGGCGGAGTGCCTCGGCGCGACCACGGACGATCGCGACGTCCCGGCCGCTCTGGCGCGCTACGCCACCCTCCGCAAGCCACGCGTCACCCGCGTGCAGCAGACCGCACGGCGATCTGGAGAAATTTATCACCTGCGCGGCCCGATGGCGCTCGCACGCGACGTCACGATGCGGCTGCTCGGCCCTCAACGCCTGCAGGCGCGACAAAACTGGATTTATAACTGGCAGCTCTAGCGCCTGACGATCCAGCCAAGCGATAGCCGGCTTTCGGATCAGCCGATGCTTCCATCAGAGGCGCATCATCAGCGCCTGGAAGAACGGTTGGCGGGCATCGCCGACGGGGGCGCTGGGGGCGGCGCCGATGCGATGCATCGGTTCTTCTGCCACTGCTCCTCGGCCAACTTTGCCTGAGCGCGCGCGGAAATATAATCGTTGCGATAGGCCACTTCACCGACCACGCTTCCGGCCGTGCCTGTTTGCGCTTTGTCGATCAGCCCCTGCAATTCGGCCGTGCGCCGCGCCAGGCGATTGCGTTCCGCCTCGAGCTGTGAGCAATCGCTCAGGTCATAGATCGACGGGTCAACAAACGCTCCGGACAACGGCCCATCACCCATGCCGGCACAGCCGCCAAGGTGAACGGCAAGCAGCAGCGCAGCCGCCGCAGCAATGCGGGACGGCAGACGGGAGCGAGAGATGTCAGCGATCATCGGGACTTTCTAGGCGGGCTTTATTGAGGTTGCGTAAAGCAGCCCCCGGTGGCCGGATTGAGGCCGAGCTGACAAGGCTCACTCCCGACAAGGCTTACTGGCGAACTTCCGATTTGGCGCGGCGCGCATTTACAGCTATGGAGACGCAGCCTGCCCCCTTGATGGAATTGGTAGACATACAAGACTTAAAATCTTGAGTCCTCTGGGCGTGCCGGTTCGAGTCCGGCAGGGGGCACCAGTGGTTGATCCGAGGTGGTTTTTCGGGCGCGGCGAATCGGCCAAAATCCATCGACAACCTTTTGATAATGTGCGATTTTAGCCAAACTACCGCGTCCACCGTCGTCCTCGGTTGTCCAGCGACATCCACGATTTTTGTTGGTCTTTGTGTTGGTCCGGGCGACCAATGTGTTGGTCCAGCGCTTTGGATTGCTTGAATGCTCACTGACGCCAAATGTAGAAACGCAAAGGCTAGGGAGTCGGCCTACAAACTCTCCGACAGCGAAGGTCTCCACCTACTTGTCCGTCCTAGTGGCACAAAGGCTTGGCGCCTTTCCTACCGTTTCCTTCGCAAACAGAAGTCCCTTGCACTGGGGACTTATCCCGCAGTCGGATTGAGCGCAGCGCGGACAGCCAAGGATGAAGCAAAGCAGTTGCTGGCGCGCGGCGTTGACCCATCCCACCAGCGCAAGCTTGATCGCAGTGCAACTGAACGATCATACGCGACTACTTTCAAAGCCGTGGCGGATGAGCTCATTGCCAAATTCGAGAAGGAGAACTACTCCGCAGTTACCCTGCAGAAAAAGCGATGGCTCGTTTCTTTGGCCGAACCAGAAATCGGCAGTCGCCCCGTAGCAAGCATCTCTCCACCCGAGTTGCTTGACGCTCTACGGAAAGTTGAGAAGCGAGGCACCTACGAAACTGCAAATCGCCTGCGATCATTTGCGGGATCGGTATTCCGGTTCGCGATTGCCACGGGACGAGCCGACCGCGATCCAGCTCAAGATCTCCGGGGCGCACTTATTACCCCTACCGTCAAACATCATGCCGCGATTACAGATCCTAAAAAGCTCGGTGCCCTGCTCCGCGCCATCGACGGAATCGATGGCTCATTCATTGTCAAACAAGCACTAAAATTTACACCGTTGGTGTTCGTTCGTCCTGGCGAACTCCGAGGTGCGAAGTGGACAGAATTCGACCACAAGAGCGCCGTTTGGAGAATTCCGGCCGAACGCATGAAGATGGACCGGGAGCACCGCGTTCCTCTCGCGCCCCAAGCGCTGCAAATACTTGCGGAGCTGCATCCGATCACTGGCAGCTCGCCGTTCGTGTTTCCCTCGGTCCGCTCTTGGCATCGACCGATGTCAGAAAATACGATCAATGCGGCGTTGCGTCGTCTTGGTTACACGGGCGAAGAAATGACGGCTCATGGTTTTAGGACAACGGCATCGACGCTACTGAACGAAATGCAAGAATGGTCCCCCGATGTAATAGAAAGGCAGCTCGCCCATCAAGAGCCGAACGAAGCTCGCCGCGCTTACATGCACGCCGCCGAATTTTGGAAGGAGCGAGTGAGCATGATGTCGGCTTGGGCGGACTATCTTGACGGAGCTAGACACTTCCCGGCCTGAGCCGTATTTTTCCGTTGACCTGTCTGGGTCAGGCTCTTCATTGGCAGATCGCCGATTTGCATGCGTTGCGATGTGGCCCGCTAGAGCCTTCACCTGACCATAAAGTTCAGCGCGACCTTTTGTCGAGGAACGAAGCAGACACCCCCCTGTTCTACCGCCACACAAGCCAAGGGAGGACAATCATGGGTGAACGTGAAACCGGCAATCTCATCGGCACCGACAAGGTCGACGGCACCGCGGTGTATGGCCCTGATCGCGAGAAGATCGGCTCCATCGAGCGCGTTATGCTCGAAAAGGTCAGCGGCAAAGCTTCATACGCCGTGCTCAGCTTCGGCGGCTTCTTCGGGATTGGCGATGACCACTACCCGCTTCCGTGGCAGACGCTGAAGTATGACACCGAGCTGGGTGGTTACCTGACCAATGTGACCAAGGATCAGCTCGAAGGTGCCCCTAAGTACAGCAACGAAGCGGATTGGGACTGGCAGGACACCGGTCGCTACCGCAAGGTGGACGACTATTACGGAACTCCATTCGTTTAATCTGGTTGGCCCCGGTTCGCCGGGGCCTTTTTCTTTGGAGGAAGCCATGGCGAAATCTGATCAGGACATAACCCTGGACGAGAAGAGCCAGGAGCAGCCGCAAACCAAGGAACGGGCACGTGACCCAAGTTCGAAGGATCAGCCCCAGCCTCCCACACGGGAGGAGGAGAAAACCGGCAAGGTGGCGCCGGGCCAGAAGCACCAAAGGCACCTGGGCGATAAGAGCTGAAGGAAAACACAATGCAATCAGCAGAGATGAAGAGCTGCATCGAAGCCTGTCTCGCCTGCTACAAGACCTGCACCAGCATGGCGATGAATCACTGCCTGGAGATGGGCGGCGAGCACACAGAGCCCGATCACTTTCGGCTGATGATGGCGTGCGCAGAGATGTGCCGGACGTCAGCCCACTTCATGCTGATCGGAACGCCCCATCATAAGCACACTTGCCGCGAGTGCGCGGAGATCTGTGCGGAGTGCGCAAAGGACTGCGAGCGCATCGGGGACATGGATGAATGCGTCGCTGCCTGCCGGGCTTGCGCCGAGTCCTGTCAGAAGATGGCCGCCTGAAACCTTTTCAGGTCAGCGCCATTGCCAAGGCAGCATACGCCGGGTGTCAACCGGCCCTAACGGGGATGATGGACGCGGCGGTTTTGCCGGTTTCTCGTCGCGACAGCAACGCATAGGTACGCGTGGCAATCTAACCTGTTCCCGGCGTATGCGCTCCCCACAACCTTCAGTAAACTGCCCGGCGTAAACACCTCGATTCGCGCTGGGCAGGGCATGCTATCCCGTTTCAATCGGCTACCATTCGAGCTACGCGTCGCGCTCCTCGCCAATATCGCCGTCCTGATCCCAAACCTCCTGTGGTTTGGATCGCAACTCGGCGCGAGGATCGACCCTGGACTGGCCACCCTTCTGGGCGCCGTCGTGGGTCTGGGCGTCGTAGGATGGCAGACCAACCGCGGCTTCAAGAACCTCATCCGGTCTCAAGAAAACCAATCGAAGATCGAGCAGGACGCCAGGCTGCACAGATACGAGCTGGAGCAAAAGGCAGCAAAAGACGCCGAAGACCGAGCACGACGTCAGTTACTGTCCGGCCTTCGAGCCGAAATCGTCTCTCTGCATTCGTCTGCATTTACAAGTGCGCAATCTCACAGGCAATTTGCGCTGCTTTACAAAGCATGCATGAACATAACTCTCCGGCGACAATCAAAGAATTCACCATCGCCGGCTTCAAGGCACCCTTCTACAAAGAAAATATCGGCAAGCTGGGGTTGCTCGATGTTCACATCGCCGCTGACATCATCAAGGTTCACTCGATGGTTCACGACGAGAAAAAGATTGTATGGGAGAATGCGGCGCCCAACTCTGTGGTTTGCATCGCGTACGCGACCAGCGCGGCCCTCGCTTACAAATTCAACGCAGACCTCTATCACGTGGCGATGCGCATACGCTCTTTCGAAGAGGGGACGGCTGACCCCGGTAGCCTGTCATCTACGGAGGCAGCTCGGCACGCCGACCTTCCCAAATTTGAAGATATGATACCGGAAAAGATTGTCTGAGTGAGAGCGAGAGAATGAATATCAACGAGGAGCAAGACCTATTTTACGCTAACCTTGGCAGATGCATCGCGCAGTGGTCTCATGTCGAAGACGCCTTGTACGGAGTCTTCAGTACGGCAATCGCCAAACCAAATGAGGAGCGACAGGCAAATCTCGCGGTGCAGGCCTCGTTCTACTCCGTCAATCTTTCGGAGGGGAAATTCAACATCACAAACGCTGCGGTACGGTTTCGCGTTATCGAGGGCATGACAAATGAACTGACTGACCCGCGGCGGCGTTTGCTCGGCATTTGGGAGCTGTTGATGAAAAAGGCTGATAAGCGACGAACGAAGAGAAATCAGATTGCCCACTTCCAGGTGCTCACCGATGTTCATGCAGCAGAAGGGAAGCGTTTGGCCCTTCGTCCTGCCATCTTTAACCCGAACGGCATCTTGAGGCCTTCACGCCCGTTCCACTGCGCCGAGCTGCACGCCATATGCAGATCATTCGGACGGCTCGGTCAAGACCTGAGCGCGTTCTCTTATGCGCTTGGCCTGACGTTCGGGCAACGCGCACGTGAAGACGACTACGAAGAGCAGTGGGCAGGCCTGACATCAAGACTGTCTGGCCGCGTCTATGAGGGCCAAGCATCAGCTTAGCTTAAAGGATTCGCAAGAGCGTCCTCCCTATCATCCTTCTAGCGGGAACGCGCCAGCTGAATGCTTCTAAGCGGTTCTGACTATCGGCGTCGTCGGCCGACGCCAAAGCCCCTGGATGCAGGCTGCGGTCTAACTGTTTCGCGCTGGGTGCTGCTCACAAGGACAAGTGTGCTGGAGCCAGAAGCGGACGACGAAGTCCGAGCTGGGGTAGGCGCAGATTTTGCCGGCGTCACCAGCGAAGAAAGCGGAAGCGGAGCCGGCATGTTGACCCGGATCGCCGGTTCGGCGGATACCTCTTTCCGGGAACGGGTCTCACCCCAACTGCTGGGTTTCCCGTCATTCAGGTCAAGGTAGGACGGAAACGGTCCTTGCTGCGGTGCCGACAAATCCACGACGGAGCCCGCATGAGCAGGACCACTCAACAGAACAACGGATGCAACAAGCGATGCACGGATCATCTGGGCTCCTCCTGCCCTCAACGAAGCATGTACCGCTTTCCGCCGCGTCAACGGACTGGATAAATCGACCGTAAATACAACCGGAAGAATTTTACGGCTTGGAGCCAGGTGCCACGCTCGCGGTATCCAGCGTAACACATGTCCGCTTCCGCAGGCGCCGATCCATCCCCGTCACCTTCATCACCTTCCCTGCCGAGCAATTGCCGCCCTGGACGTAGACCACGGCGAACGGATTCAGGGTGTGAGGTTCACGGGAAAGGATTGTTTGTGCCGAGGCCGACCCGGCAAGGGTCAGGAAGCCGACACACAGAACGATGGTACGCATAACTCATCTCCACAGCCGACGATGGCCTACAACATCGGCGTTGAGATTTGGTTGCTCAGCGCAAATGTCGCAGGCCTCGGCGGCGGGTTAGCGGGCGCCGCCACGCACCCGTTTGCGCCGTTCGTCGCGCAGGCGCTGGTCACGGCCCGCGAGCTGAGACACACGCCTCTGAGCCCGGCGCCGGGAAGCGAATGGGCCGCCCACCTCAATGAAGTCGGTCGGCTTGACCTTCTTATGCTGGTTGAACGAGGCGTATTGCTCGATGACGGTCAGCATCTCACCCGAGAGCGACTACGAAATCCATTGCCTGGCGAAGGCTTGGGACATTCCAGTTACGCAGGCACGCGAGCGCGCTTACCATTATGCCGCCTTCCATCAATTGAACAGCACGCCGGAGATGGAGCGGGCCGCGGCAATTCGCCAGGCGGAGGCGGCAGTGGAGATGTAAAAGCAGGCTTAGAGAGAATCAGGCACGCTGCCTGCGACACGGAGAGCAACGGAGCCCCCATGGCCAAGAAGGCAGCAGCCAAAGTCCCGAAGAAGGCGGTCAAAAAGGCGTCGAGAAAGCCCGTCGTTGGTGAGATTCTCGCGCCTTCGCCGAGAAAAGCTCCCCCTGGCAAAAAATCAGCCGTGAAGAAGTCTCATCGCTTTAAATAATCCGAGGATTGGCGGTTGCTGGAAGCCCGCTCTCGGAAATAGACCACGCCGTAAATCAAAGCCATCACCAAGAGTGCGATAGCCGACATCCATAGGGCGATTGGTACGCTCTGAATGCCCACGTCTTCGTCCGCGATTGCATCCCAGACGACGTAACCGAGCATTCCGCCGCCTACGACAAGGCACCCCGCCAGGATCATCAAGCCGACGTTTCGTTCGTATCGAGATTGAGCCATGCCGCTCTCCGTCGAGACGTTCGCCCTAAACGAACAGGTTGCTATCCATCGCGTATGCGGCGGCCCAGCTTGCATCCGCCTCATCTTCCTTCAACGAAACGCCCCAGCGCTCCTTAGCGGCAGCCTGCATCTCAGGCTTCTTGGCATTCCCCTTCCCGGTCGCGTGGATCTTCAGTCGAGAGAGATGGACTGCCGACCACGGGAGCCCCTCCAGCTCGCAGGCGAGGATGGCAGCTCCAAGCATAGGGAAGAGCGCTTTGACGCTGGAGAACTGTCCGGAGAATGGCTCTTCAATACAGACGCCGATGCAGTCAGGTCCGGCGAAGCGTTTGACGATCCCGGCGACGCCGACCGTGCGAGCGCCGATTGTTGCTTCAAGCCAAACTGTCTGGGCATCGATCTCTCCATCAGTGAATAGCCTAGCAACGCCGAGCGACGTCCCAAGATCCA
It contains:
- a CDS encoding FAD-dependent monooxygenase, whose protein sequence is MTSSRTIVVAGAGIGGLTAALALAAKGFRVTVLEKAARLEEVGAGLQLSPNASRILISLGLAERLGPHVVTPRAVTIMTARSGGEVTRLSLTASARPDAPYWLAHRADLQAALLAEAQSRPEIDLRLGMPVENIEATASGVRIGGAEAGCLIGADGAWSVIRGKLFPHLQPQFSGLIAWRGTCDAASLPKEIRPSGVQLWMGPRAHLVVYPMSAGERINMVAIVPGAPLAPGWHTPGASDDINGHFSQARWPANARAMIAAIDNWGCWPLYTMPDGGAWHAGHVALLGDAAHAMVPFAAQGAGMAIEDAAVLAECLGATTDDRDVPAALARYATLRKPRVTRVQQTARRSGEIYHLRGPMALARDVTMRLLGPQRLQARQNWIYNWQL
- a CDS encoding twin-arginine translocation pathway signal, whose product is MIADISRSRLPSRIAAAAALLLAVHLGGCAGMGDGPLSGAFVDPSIYDLSDCSQLEAERNRLARRTAELQGLIDKAQTGTAGSVVGEVAYRNDYISARAQAKLAEEQWQKNRCIASAPPPAPPSAMPANRSSRR
- a CDS encoding tyrosine-type recombinase/integrase; translation: MLTDAKCRNAKARESAYKLSDSEGLHLLVRPSGTKAWRLSYRFLRKQKSLALGTYPAVGLSAARTAKDEAKQLLARGVDPSHQRKLDRSATERSYATTFKAVADELIAKFEKENYSAVTLQKKRWLVSLAEPEIGSRPVASISPPELLDALRKVEKRGTYETANRLRSFAGSVFRFAIATGRADRDPAQDLRGALITPTVKHHAAITDPKKLGALLRAIDGIDGSFIVKQALKFTPLVFVRPGELRGAKWTEFDHKSAVWRIPAERMKMDREHRVPLAPQALQILAELHPITGSSPFVFPSVRSWHRPMSENTINAALRRLGYTGEEMTAHGFRTTASTLLNEMQEWSPDVIERQLAHQEPNEARRAYMHAAEFWKERVSMMSAWADYLDGARHFPA
- a CDS encoding PRC-barrel domain-containing protein translates to MGERETGNLIGTDKVDGTAVYGPDREKIGSIERVMLEKVSGKASYAVLSFGGFFGIGDDHYPLPWQTLKYDTELGGYLTNVTKDQLEGAPKYSNEADWDWQDTGRYRKVDDYYGTPFV
- a CDS encoding four-helix bundle copper-binding protein, with the translated sequence MQSAEMKSCIEACLACYKTCTSMAMNHCLEMGGEHTEPDHFRLMMACAEMCRTSAHFMLIGTPHHKHTCRECAEICAECAKDCERIGDMDECVAACRACAESCQKMAA
- a CDS encoding DUF6719 family protein, yielding MRTIVLCVGFLTLAGSASAQTILSREPHTLNPFAVVYVQGGNCSAGKVMKVTGMDRRLRKRTCVTLDTASVAPGSKP
- a CDS encoding RuvC family protein, whose translation is MLGLDLGTSLGVARLFTDGEIDAQTVWLEATIGARTVGVAGIVKRFAGPDCIGVCIEEPFSGQFSSVKALFPMLGAAILACELEGLPWSAVHLSRLKIHATGKGNAKKPEMQAAAKERWGVSLKEDEADASWAAAYAMDSNLFV